One window of Cydia fagiglandana chromosome 19, ilCydFagi1.1, whole genome shotgun sequence genomic DNA carries:
- the LOC134673873 gene encoding uncharacterized protein LOC134673873 produces MISKLQELLGDLKTIKEYLVKLSYDRRTPEVLNAKLEEAFLIYSNYLKICEQVQVDIDKKKLTGQSLLDIQSFYEHIRSLYKQIEDFCHKTYTSSNPPSNKNFKMGEFNLKIALSLIPSMTDDEVAINQLIDSIEYYDSTLKSDAKQQFINFVLKNRLTQVAKLKLSSSYTSVQNLVTDMKKLLLPKKSATAIQNKLQTLRQGESSIDDFGQKLSKMFVDLTIAQSDGDSNAFKVLKGLNEKQAIKRFADGLRNRRVSTIIAARDYDSLKDAIQGAKDEETTSSNTSSDVFSFNHRKTTYFSRGYVRGRGSYRGQPHYSSGARTLHNPGHSATGASYNYRSRGAGRGGYQFQSNHRGRNYQGNRGKSNTFNGNNGYRNNRIFTAETETDKNVSPNQFFRG; encoded by the coding sequence ATGATAAGTAAATTGCAAGAGTTACTTGGTgatttaaaaaccattaaagAATATTTAGTTAAGCTTAGTTATGATAGAAGGACGCCTGAAGTCCTTAATGCAAAGTTAGAAGAGGCATTTTTAATATATTCTAACTATCTAAAAATTTGTGAACAAGTCCAGGTAGATATCGATAAGAAAAAACTGACTGGTCAAAGCTTATTGGATATTCAGAGTTTTTATGAACATATTAGGAGTTTGTATAAGCAAATAGAGGATTTTTGTCACAAAACCTATACAAGTTCAAATCCACCGTCTaataaaaatttcaaaatggGCGAGTTTAACTTGAAAATAGCGCTTTCATTAATACCGTCCATGACTGACGATGAAGTTGCAATTAATCAATTAATAGACTCTATAGAATACTACGACTCTACCTTAAAAAGTGACGCGAAACAACAGTTCATAAACTTTGTCTTGAAAAATAGACTTACACAAGTAGCTAAATTAAAGTTAAGTTCGTCATACACTTCTGTCCAAAATTTAGTGACAGATATGAAAAAACTATTGTTGCCTAAAAAATCAGCCACagctattcaaaataaattgcAGACCTTGAGACAAGGAGAGTCTTCGATTGatgactttggtcaaaaattgtCGAAAATGTTTGTAGATCTCACGATCGCGCAATCAGACGGTGACTCAAATGCATTTAAAGTATTAAAAGGTCTTAATGAAAAACAAGCGATTAAAAGATTCGCGGACGGATTGCGCAATCGTAGAGTAAGTACAATTATTGCAGCTCGTGATTACGACTCTTTAAAAGACGCCATACAGGGTGCCAAGGACGAAGAGACGACTTCAAGCAATACGTCAAGTGATGTATTTTCTTTTAACCATCGTAAAACAACTTATTTCAGTAGAGGGTACGTTCGAGGGCGTGGCTCTTATAGGGGGCAACCACACTACTCTTCAGGCGCAAGGACGCTACACAACCCAGGACATTCGGCAACAGGAGCATCATACAACTACAGGAGCCGAGGAGCTGGCAGAGGAGGCTACCAGTTCCAGAGCAATCACCGAGGCAGAAACTACCAAGGAAACCGAGGTAAGTCTAACACTTTTAATGGAAACAATGGATATCGCAACAACCGTATTTTTACGGCTGAAACTGAAACTGATAAAAATGTGAGCCCAAATCAGTTTTTTCGTGGATAA
- the LOC134674163 gene encoding uncharacterized protein LOC134674163 codes for MVNCAAACGKPMTTSGVAKCTQCPSVYHKACVNMQRVPVGWACPSCKAKTPRRDNTDTPIKNDDLGEEDLSSPASMQDVAEQLRLLRAEFGAVRDEVAGLRREMAELRDMVEGYSSRIGAVEERVRCLEERMEERPAATTDSELAATVAALKIELCDRDQDLLLNDVEITGIPEVQSENSTHLVCLVARKLGVDLEERDIVFAERVGAARAARVRPRPLVVRLARRGPRAELLRAARVRRGADTADFGLPGSPCRFYVNERLTRTNRTLFYLARQECKRLDWRYQWTKDGRVYVRRNKDSAARRLRSESDIPEVFASASVC; via the exons ATGGTTAATTGCGCGGCGGCTTGTGGGAAACCTATGACGACGTCAGGTGTCGCAAAATGCACCCAATGCCCCTCGGTGTACCATAAGGCGTGCGTTAACATGCAGCGCGTCCCTGTCGGTTGGGCCTGCCCGTCGTGCAAAGCTAAGACCCCCCGACGTGACAATACAGACACCCCAATAAAGAATGATGACCTCGGGGAGGAGGACTTATCTTCACCCGCTTCAATGCAGGACGTCGCTGAACAGTTACGCTTGCTTCGCGCGGAGTTCGGTGCCGTGCGCGACGAGGTTGCGGGCCTGCGGCGCGAGATGGCGGAACTGCGCGATATGGTGGAGGGCTACTCGAGCCGTATTGGGGCCGTCGAGGAGAGGGTTAGGTGCCTGGAGGAGCGCATGGAGGAGCGCCCGGCAGCCACCACTGACAGCGAGCTGGCAGCTACCGTGGCAGCATTAAAAATTGAATTATGTGACCGTGACCAGGATCTGCTCCTAAATGACGTGGAAATTACAGGGATACCCGAGGTTCAAAGCGAGAACTCGACTCACCTTGTATGCTTGGTTGCTCGCAAACTCGGGGTCGATCTTGAGGAGCGCGACATAGTGTTTGCCGAGCGTGTGG GGGCTGCTAGGGCGGCAAGGGTTCGCCCGCGCCCGCTCGTCGTCAGGCTGGCCCGCCGCGGGCCTCGCGCGGAGCTGCTGCGAGCGGCGCGCGTCCGCCGTGGAGCTGACACTGCGGACTTCGGCTTGCCGGGCAGCCCGTGCAGGTTCTACGTCAACGAGCGTCTGACGAGAACGAACAGAACATTGTTCTATCTTGCTCGACAAGAGTGCAAGCGGTTGGACTGGCGGTACCAGTGGACCAAAGATGGACGAGTGTATGTTCGTCGGAACAAGGATTCTGCTGCTCGCCGGCTTCGCTCAGAATCTGACATTCCAGAGGTTTTTGCCAGTGCTTCTGTTTGCTGA